The Kaistella daneshvariae genomic sequence AAAGTTTCACGGCGAAAACTACTGTTTCCGCCGCGCTGTGCGTTTGCAGATGATCAAAAGCTTTTTTAGCTATTGTTTTCAGGGAATTCTGTTTGGCAACTTTTACCTCGTGACTTTGGTCGCTTTCAGAGAAAAAACCACCGTGAATAATAACTTTCATTTGATATGTTTTCACAAATATAGCGAAACAAAAAAATAAAAGTTCCTATTGCAATTTTTGCGGTTCTACTGAATGCTGCCTCCAAAATCGGCAATAGCGGCGCCCACTGCAACAACAGTGACAATCCCCAATGCGCCGGCCACCAAACCGATGGTTTTACCGTAAGAAAATTTCCTTTCGCGCAGGAACAGTACAGAATCTCCGGCAAGCATTCCCGTTTTCCCATTTTTATCGGTGTAGGTGTATTCGTTGCTGTCTTTTGTGAGGTTGGTCACCAATAGTTTTTCGTTGTTTTTCAACGTGATTTCGTAGGTTTTTCCGCTTTCCGGAACGGCGGTAGATTCGGAAACTGCTTTGTAAGAATAGCAGTTGACCAGAAATAAAAGGGATAGAATTAAAGCTAAAGTTTTCATTGGGAGTGTTTTTGGTTAAATAAAGTTACATTTTATTTAAAAAACATGGTATAAAAACAAAAAAAAACGAAACCGAAGATTTCGTTTTATGTTTTAAAAACTGTGCTGAATTTAATTAACCTGAGGAATCGGGTTGTACTGTGAATTGACGATTGTAAGATCTTTGGTTTTCAAATCATAGAAATCGTTTTGTGATAGAACGTGCACCACCAAATTGTCGATGGAAATCGGTTGTCCAAGCTCGACATTGGTCAGGTTCGTATCTTTGATAAAACGGCCGTCTACCAAAATAACCAGCCCGGAACCAATTGCCGTCATATTGTCTTTATAGATGTAAAGTCCCGTGTCTTCGCCCAGACCAATTCCCAAAGTTCGTGGATTGTTTACCACCGCCTGGAAAAGCCGGCCAATTCTGCCGCGCTGCACAAAGTGCGTATCCACGATTACATTTTCGATGAAACCTAAACCTTGCGTGGTTTTAATTTCACCTTTCAGCAGAGCTTCACCACTGGAACCCTGGTAAATCATATTTTCCGAAGCTGCTGCCGCTCCCGCGGAAGTGCCGGCATAAATGAAATCTTCTTTCAGATATTTCATCAAAATAATATCATGAAAACGGCTACCGCCCAGGATGGAAGTAAGGCGCAGCTGATCGCCACCCGTAAACATCACGATATCCGCGGCTGCCGCGCGCTCGGAAATTACATCACTGTTTGCCTGCTCGCGGTTTTGAATATCTAAAATATTTACGTTTTTAGCACCTAAAAATTCGAAGGCTTTTTTGTATTCGGGTCCTACGATTTGCGGAATCTGTGAAGCAGTGGTGATAATCTCGATAACGGAATCTTCTTTTAAACGGGATTCGTTGATGATTTTCCGGAGAATGCCGCGCTCGAAGAAATTAAGGTTTTTTTCTATATTTTGATCATAATCGGTTTCCGAAAAGCTGCCTTTATTTACAGCGCCACCGATAATCATTAATTTTCCAACTGCTTCCATATTTGCAAATGTAGAAAAAAATACCATTTCTGCCGGTAATTTTTTGGGCCTGCTTCGGTCTGAAAATGAGCCTTTTTAGCTCCGGAAAGCGGTCTTGTAGGTTGGTGTAAAATAAATTTTTCAGCATTTATTAGCCAATTCCATTATCTTTGATTCTATAAAAACATAAAAGCATTAAAAAAAAGACAGTTATTCTCTATGAAAATTGAAAAAATACAAGTTTTACGCGGCCCAAATATATGGAGTATCAGACGCCCCAATCTTATCCAAATGCGTTTGGATTTGCAGGAGATAGAGCATTTACCGACGAATAAAATACCGGGTTTTCGCGAAAGGCTGGAACGTTTAATTCCGTCTTTAATTACCCATCGATGTTCCGAAGGAGTAGAAGGTGGATTTTTTCAGCGTGTGGAAATGGGAACGTGGATGGGCCACGTGATTGAACATGTCGCCCTAGAAATTCAGACTGTTGCCGGAATGGATACCGGTTTTGGGCGAACCAGAGAAACCAAAACGCCTGGCGTGTATAATGTGGTTTTCAGTTATCTTGAAGAAAACTCCGGCGTCTATGCGGCGGAACAATCTGTTGAAATTGCCAGATGTCTAATCGAAAATATCGACTATGACATGGAGGTGTGCATCCAGACATTAAGAGAAATCCGCGAGAGACACCGTTTGGGGCCATCAACAGGGAGTATTGTGGAAGAGGCAGTGAGCCGCAGAATTCCCTGGATTAGGTTGGGTAGAAATTCTTTGGTTCAACTTGGCTACGGGGTAAACCAGCAAAGATTTCAGGCTACAATTACCGGAAATACCAGCTCTATTGCCGTAGAAATTGCGTGTAACAAAGAGCTGACTAAGCGAATGCTCGATGAAGCGGCGATACCAGTTCCTTGGGGCGATTTGGTTTCCGACGAAGAAGCTTTGCGCACAGTTATCGAAAAAATTGGTTACCCGATTGTAATAAAGCCTCTGGACGGCAATCACGGCAAAGGCTCGTCAATTAATGTAAACGATTTTGAAACTGCTTTAACCGGTCTTCAACATGCACAGGCTTTCTCGCAAAATGTCATCGTTGAACGCTACATCACAGGATATGACTTCCGTATTTTAGTCATCAACAATAAAATGGTGGCCGCCGCACGTCGCGTTCCTGCTCATGTGATCGGTGATGGAAATCTGAATATTCAGCAGCTTATTGAAAAAGAAAACCTTGATCCGAGAAGAGGTTACGGACATGAAAAAGTTTTAACTGAAATAACGGTGGATAAAGACACCAACGAACTGCTGGAAAAACTTCATTACACCCTGGATTCTGTACCAAAAAACGGTGAAATCGTTTACCTGAAATCGACGGCCAATCTTTCTACTGGTGGAACTTCAATTGATGTTACCGACATGGTTCACCCGGAAAATATCACCATGGCGGAACGCGTTTCGAGAATCATCGGTCTGGATGTCTGCGGAATTGATGTGATGGCAGAAAACCTTACGCAACCATTAAAAGAAAGCGGCGGCGCTATTTTGGAGGTGAATGCTGCTCCAGGATTCAGAATGCATTTGGCACCAAGCGAAGGTTTACCGCGAAATGTGGCAGCGCCAGTGGTCGACATGCTTTATCCGCCGGGAAAACCTGCAAAAATCCCGATTATCGCCGTCACCGGAACGAACGGAAAAACTACGACGACACGGTTAATTGCACATATTGTAAAAAACAACGGTTTTCGCGTTGGTTTTACAACTTCGGACGGAATTTACATTCAGAACGTAATGCTCACCAAAGGCGATACAACAGGACCGGTTTCTGCGGAATTTGTTTTGAAAGATCCAACGGTAGAATTTGCAGTTCTGGAAACTGCTCGTGGTGGAATTTTGCGTTCCGGTCTTGGGTTTAAATCATGTGATATCGGCGTTTTAACCAATATCAAAGAAGATCATTTGGGGATGAATGATGTCCACAACCTGCGCGATTTAACCAAGGTAAAACGTGTGGTAATGGATTCCGTGAAAAAAGATGGTTGGAGCGTGATGAATGCGGACGACGAGTATTCGATGAGGCTCATGCCGGAACTGGAGTCCAAAGTGGCGCTTTTCAGCTTGGACGAGGAAAACCCACACATGAAAAAATATGCCAAAGAGGGCAAAATTTCCTGTGTATACGAAGAAGGATTTATCACCATCAAAAAAGGCGATTGGAAAATCCGCATTATCAAAGCAACGCACGTTCCAATTACGATGGAAGCTAAAGCGAAGTTTATGATTGCTAATGTGCTAGCCGCAAGTTTAGCAGCGTATCTGCATGGTTTTGCTATTGATGACATCGCGAATTCGCTTCGTACATTTATTCCAAGTCCTGTGCTGACCCCGGGCCGTTTAAATATTTTTAAATTTAAAAAATTCCAGGTGCTTATTGATTTTGCGCACAATCCGGCGGGTTATGAAGCAATTGAAGAATATCTGAAAAACGTGGAAGCCACTAAAAAAATCGGAATTATTTCCGGTGTCGGCGACAGACGAGATGAAGACATTCGCCAGTGCGGAAAAATCGCCGGCAGAATGTTCGATTATATCATCATTCGTAACGAAAAACATCTGCGCGGGCGCACTGAAGACGAAATCAACGAACTCATCATCAACGGAATGCAGCAAGCCGGGAAAAATGTGAGTTATGAAATCATTCCAAAAGAAATTGAGGCGCTGAAACATGCGATGAGCATGGCGGAAGAAGGCACTTTCATCACCGCGTTAAGCGACGTAGTGACCAACGCAATTGATCTGGTTCAGGAATATCAAAACCGCGAATTGCTGGAAGAAGGTTAGAAATTTCTGAAAAAAATGCCAAAACTCCCGGGAATTTTTTCGGGAGTTTTTCTTTGAATTTATTTGCCGCTATTTTGCTGTTTTTTCTCGCTTTGGCTGCTTAATAATTAGCTGTACAATTTTTTATTTCTCATTTATTTGTCTATTTTTGACCCCATGGAAAATTTCGTAGTTTCTGCCCGCAAATACCGTCCGCAAGAGTTTGATACTGTTGTTGGGCAGGCGCATATTACAGAAACTTTAGAACACGCCATCGCTTCAAACCATTTGGCGCAAGCCTTACTTTTTTGCGGCCCGCGCGGTGTGGGGAAAACCACCTGCGCACGGATTTTAGCAAGAAAAATCAATGAGCGCGACGGCTCCACTTCCGAAGATGGTTTTGCGTACAATATTTTTGAATTAGACGCGGCTTCGAACAACTCGGTGGACAATATCCGCGAGCTTACAGATCAGGTGCGTTTCGGTCCGCAAGTCGGGAAGTACAAAATTTACATTATTGATGAGGTTCACATGCTTTCATCAGCCGCTTTCAATGCGTTTCTGAAAACTTTGGAAGAACCGCCGGCTCATGCGATTTTTATTTTAGCGACCACGGAAAAACATAAAATTATTCCCACGATTTTATCGCGTTGTCAGATTTTTGATTTTAAAAGAATCACGATTGAAGACATTCAGCTACATTTAAAAAAAATAGCCGAAGAGGAGGGAATAAATTACGAAGACGACGCGCTGTATCTGATTGCCCAAAAAGCTGACGGTGCACTGCGCGACGCACTTTCAATCTTCGACCGGCTTTCCACTTTTTCCCAGAAAAATATCACTTTAGCAAAAGCTGCAGAGGTTTTAAATGTTTTGGATTACGAGCAGTATTTAAATATAGTTGATCTCGCTCATGAAAACAAAATTGCTGAATCTTTGCTGGCGCTGAATGAAATCATTAAAAAAGGTTTTAATCCGCACATTTTTATTGCCGGTCTCGGAAACCATTTCCGCGATTTGATGATGGCGCAACAGCCGCAAACTGTGGATTTAATTGAAGTTGGCGAAAAAACCAAACAGAGGTTCACCGAGCAAAGCAGAAAATGGTCTGCGCAACAGTTGGTGGATGCGGTGGAAATCTGTAATCACGCCGACATCAATTATAAAAACTCAAAAAATCCGCGTTTAACGGTAGAAATTGCTTTAATGCAATTATGCTCACTCACTGCAAACCAGCAAGATTCCAAAAAAAAAAATTCCTGATTTTAGCGCCTTTTCTTAAAAATGTTCAAACAGAAATTGAACAAAAAATAGCAGAAAAGCCGGTAAAAAATCCAACAGAAAATCACGTAGAAGTTCCGAAAACTTTCGAAAAAACTTCTGCTCCAATGGGAATTCAAAAAAAAGCTTCAAAGTTCAGCATCACCGCGGCGCTGGAAAAAACCGACGAACAACCGGAAATTTTTAACGCTGAAGCAAAAAAAGTTTTACCGAGCCAACATTTCAGCGAAACAGACTTGCAAACGGAATGGCAGAAGTTTCTGGAAGAACTACAGCAGCGCGACATCATTATTTACAATGCCATCAGTTCCTTTTCGTTTCATAAAAAAAGCGAAGATATTGTGCTGATTACGTATCCTTCGGAATCTGCAAAAAGTGAGTTTGAGAAAATCCGTGCGGAGTTTTTCAACCATTTTATGCGGAAAGTTAACCACTTCAATATTTCAATTGAGTATCAGTTGGACGTTTCGATGAAAAAAGAAATCATCACGAAACGAAAGATTTTCAATAAATTTGCGGAAATTAATCCGGTTTTAAAAGACTTGGACGATCTCTTTAAACTTGATTTTAATTAAAGCATCCATTTAGCCAATTTCAAAAATGAATTTACAAGATTTAAAAAATACCTGGGTGGATGAATTTCCGAAACCCTTGATTATAGCTGGCCCGTGTAGCGCGGAAAGCGAAAGCCAAATGCTGGAAACCGCAAAAAGAATTAAAGAATCCGGTGCACCGGTCCCGGTTTTCCGTGCCGGAATCTGGAAGCCGCGTACGAAACCGAATGGTTTTGAAGGAGTAGGCGTTATCGGCTTAAATTGGCTGAAAAAGGTTAAAGAAGAATACGGTTTTAAAACTGCCACCGAAGTTGCGAATGCGCACCACGTTGCTGCGGCTTTGGAAGCTGATGTAGATCTTCTTTGGATTGGCGCGCGATCCACCGTAAACCCGTTCACGGTTCAGGAAATTGCTGAAGCTTTAAAAGGCACCGACAAACCGGTTTTGGTTAAAAATCCCGTAAACCCTGATTTGGCTTTGTGGGTAGGAGC encodes the following:
- a CDS encoding cyanophycinase, which encodes MEAVGKLMIIGGAVNKGSFSETDYDQNIEKNLNFFERGILRKIINESRLKEDSVIEIITTASQIPQIVGPEYKKAFEFLGAKNVNILDIQNREQANSDVISERAAAADIVMFTGGDQLRLTSILGGSRFHDIILMKYLKEDFIYAGTSAGAAAASENMIYQGSSGEALLKGEIKTTQGLGFIENVIVDTHFVQRGRIGRLFQAVVNNPRTLGIGLGEDTGLYIYKDNMTAIGSGLVILVDGRFIKDTNLTNVELGQPISIDNLVVHVLSQNDFYDLKTKDLTIVNSQYNPIPQVN
- the cphA gene encoding cyanophycin synthetase; the encoded protein is MKIEKIQVLRGPNIWSIRRPNLIQMRLDLQEIEHLPTNKIPGFRERLERLIPSLITHRCSEGVEGGFFQRVEMGTWMGHVIEHVALEIQTVAGMDTGFGRTRETKTPGVYNVVFSYLEENSGVYAAEQSVEIARCLIENIDYDMEVCIQTLREIRERHRLGPSTGSIVEEAVSRRIPWIRLGRNSLVQLGYGVNQQRFQATITGNTSSIAVEIACNKELTKRMLDEAAIPVPWGDLVSDEEALRTVIEKIGYPIVIKPLDGNHGKGSSINVNDFETALTGLQHAQAFSQNVIVERYITGYDFRILVINNKMVAAARRVPAHVIGDGNLNIQQLIEKENLDPRRGYGHEKVLTEITVDKDTNELLEKLHYTLDSVPKNGEIVYLKSTANLSTGGTSIDVTDMVHPENITMAERVSRIIGLDVCGIDVMAENLTQPLKESGGAILEVNAAPGFRMHLAPSEGLPRNVAAPVVDMLYPPGKPAKIPIIAVTGTNGKTTTTRLIAHIVKNNGFRVGFTTSDGIYIQNVMLTKGDTTGPVSAEFVLKDPTVEFAVLETARGGILRSGLGFKSCDIGVLTNIKEDHLGMNDVHNLRDLTKVKRVVMDSVKKDGWSVMNADDEYSMRLMPELESKVALFSLDEENPHMKKYAKEGKISCVYEEGFITIKKGDWKIRIIKATHVPITMEAKAKFMIANVLAASLAAYLHGFAIDDIANSLRTFIPSPVLTPGRLNIFKFKKFQVLIDFAHNPAGYEAIEEYLKNVEATKKIGIISGVGDRRDEDIRQCGKIAGRMFDYIIIRNEKHLRGRTEDEINELIINGMQQAGKNVSYEIIPKEIEALKHAMSMAEEGTFITALSDVVTNAIDLVQEYQNRELLEEG
- the dnaX gene encoding DNA polymerase III subunit gamma/tau; protein product: MENFVVSARKYRPQEFDTVVGQAHITETLEHAIASNHLAQALLFCGPRGVGKTTCARILARKINERDGSTSEDGFAYNIFELDAASNNSVDNIRELTDQVRFGPQVGKYKIYIIDEVHMLSSAAFNAFLKTLEEPPAHAIFILATTEKHKIIPTILSRCQIFDFKRITIEDIQLHLKKIAEEEGINYEDDALYLIAQKADGALRDALSIFDRLSTFSQKNITLAKAAEVLNVLDYEQYLNIVDLAHENKIAESLLALNEIIKKGFNPHIFIAGLGNHFRDLMMAQQPQTVDLIEVGEKTKQRFTEQSRKWSAQQLVDAVEICNHADINYKNSKNPRLTVEIALMQLCSLTANQQDSKKKNS